GAGAAATTGGAGAGTTTGGATTGTTTACAAATGAACCGCAAGGGATGTGATTCTCTTTGCATTTCTTCATTCCTTCCAAAACAAACGGAGTTGTACCGCTTGCGGAAATGCCTATTACAAAGTCCTTTGGGGAAACTTTGTATTCTGTAAGCTGCTGCCATGCTTCCTGTCTGTCATCCTCTTTCTCCTCCAAAACCTGCATGATATTTTCTACTCTTCCTGCAAGAATACAATTAATAATGCCCTTCTCAATACCGTAAGTATTAGGAAGTTCTACAATATCCATAACGGCAAGACGGCCGCCTGTTCCGCAACCCATATAAAACATTCTTCCACCATTTCTAAGTTGATTTTCTATTGCGGAAATCATTTTACTAATCTGGGGCAGTACTTTCTCAATAGCAAAAGGGACTGTCTTATCTTCATCATTAATGTGTTTAACCAGCTCATCTACAGTCATCTTCTCCAGATGATCAAACATAGAAGGCTGCTCCGTCATTCTTAACATATTGGTACGTTTTAAAATTGTTTATTTAATTTTTATAAAATTTTCATTTTTGCTCCCGACAGTTTTGCACTGCCGCGTCTGCATTACCATCCCGCCTGTTTTGTAACTCCAATTGCTTTCCCCTCTCTAAAACCTCTTGCTTTAACTATGGTCTGTTTGTTAATGACAAACGGCAACTTGTAAACGGGAGATTCCGCAGTTGGCTCTGAACCATCTGTAGTGTAGCGTATTACAGCATCAGGGGCATCAAGCTCCATTGTCACAACTTTGGAGTAAACATCATCTTTCTTCACTTGGATATATACATTGTGAAAGGCATCACAATATTTTATGCCATCGCTTTCCAATCTCTTCAGCTGCCCGTTTTCCACTCTCCTTGTAAAACTATCCCAGCTCTTATGTTCCGGCATTGTCCATGCACTCTCCGCAATTGCAAGAGAACGCGGATATGCCTGATACCAAGCTCTATCGGGAGTAGTAACATATTCAGTCCACAAGCAACCCTCAACTCCAATTATATATTTTTGCTCCTCAGGAGTCAGCGTGTTTGAGACAGGCTCATAAGTGTACATCTTCTTTAAAGTGTTCACATCTCCCATGCTAAGTGGTTCAGAATCAGGGTTTGCCTGATAATAATCCAGATAGTAATATTCATACGGCGCCATGATTGCATTGTGATGTTGCTTTGCCGCTTTGATGCCGCCCTCTACTCCAAGCCATGACATTACCGTTGCATTTGGCGCAAGACCACCTTGCAAAATTTCATCCCATCCAATAATTTTTCTGCCATGTGCATTGATGAATTTTTCCATCCGCTGAATAAAATAACTTTGCAGTTGCATTTCATCCTTGAGCCCCAGTTTCTTCATAAGATCCTGACAGTAAGCGCTGTTCTTCCACGCAGTTTTTGGGCATTCATCTCCGCCGATGTGAATATATTCAGACGGGAATATTTCAAAAACCTCAGTCAGGACATCTTCCAAAAATTTGAAAGTCTCCTCTTTTGGACAATAAACATCTTTGAAAACTCCCCACTTTGTTGCAACCTCATAAGTTTTTGTGCTGTCGCAAGAGAGATTTGGAAAACAGTGAAGCGCGCCAAGAGAATGGCCCGGCATCTCTATCTCAGGAATTACGGTAACATATCTTTCAGCTGCATATTTTACAATCTCCTTTGCCTGCTCCTGAGTATAATATCCGCCATAAGGTGTGCCGTCATAAACACCTGATTTCAAAGTCCCTATAACAGTCTCTTTTCTGATAGAACCTTTCTGTGTAAGCTCCGGATATTTTTTGATTTCCAATCTCCATCCCTGGTCTTCCGTCAGATGCCAGTGAAAAACATTCATCTTATATTTTGCCGCCTCATCTATATACTTCTTTATAAAATCCATAGAGAATACATGGCTGCCAACGCAAAGATGAACTCCGCGATAACTGAATCTAGGCTTGTCTTTAATTGATGCGCATTGCACAGTATAACATTGCTCTTTTCCGCCTGCTGCCTTTTCCGATTCCGGCTTAACAAGCTGACTTAATGTTTGCACCGCATAAAATGCTCCGTTGGGAAAACTGTATTTTATTACTGCGCCGGATGGGGTAACATCCAAACTGTATTCCTCTTTGTCCATCCCCGCAACCTTCTGGAAAACAACATCTTTATCCCCGCCTTTTTTATTGCTCTCTTTTATTTGAGAAGAGGCAATGCCAGAGAACTGACGTAAGAAAGCCTGAATGTAAGGAGCGTTTTTTTCTTTGACAGGAACAATGATTTTAGAATTTGAGCCAAAGTTAAATTCACCAGAAATTAAAGTTGCAGATTGGGGCTGCGGCACAATGTTTAGCCCTTCCGTATTTTGTTTTGTATTCTGCGCAAAGACAAAATTACCGCTTGTAATCAGCAGAAAAAAAACAATATTCAGTGTTCTTGTAATAATATGCACAGTCAAATACTACTTTAAAACTTGTTTTACGGTCTCTGCAATACCCTCTTCATAAGTGGTTGTCATTTTGGAAGACAACGGATACGGGGAGTGAATGTAAACATGCATCTGGTCTTTTTCATAATCATACGCTTTAACCGTATAAGCATGAGCACTAGGCAGATATGAATTCTGACCATTTGTGTATGCAATGAACATTAAAGGTGTTCCTGCAAATTCTTTTCTAAGTCCGCTTTGATATTCATTGAATGGTTCTCCTTGAGTGAAGAACATTATTAAACCTCCAACATTGGCAGCTGCAACTTCAAACGGAAGATAATCTTTTGTTTTGCCATCGCGCAACTTTTTAATCTCTCCTTTTCTCCACCCCTCGACATCATCTTTCCATGTTTGAGAAACAGATACTCCCCACTTGGAAGTGCTGTCAGCCAAATGATTAATTGCTTCCTCCGTTACCTTTGCAACTTGGAACGGAAGTTTGATTTCATTATTTACAATCTTAAGGGTCAAACCTTTTCCGCAAAATTTTGCAACTGGCAGCTTGTGAAATTTAATTGCAAGAACATCATTGGCCATCTGCTTTCCAATTTTTTCAGTAACCTCAACTTTGCTTTGAGGACATCCCGCAGGGTCTACATTCCCCTGAGCACCAGAATAATAGAAAATATCGCAGCCCCATGCCTTATTCAGCTCCCGCATAACAACTCCTGGAAAATCAGAAGATGTAACCTGGCTGCCGGGTCCCAAACTTACAGGGTGGCAAGAATAATTTATTAGGCTCACGATAGGTTTTCCCGTAGCCATATTTAAAAATCTTGCAGCAAAAACTGTCCTGTCAATTGGACCGTCTTTCTCTCCGCGGTTCATATTAATATTGCTGCTTCCTTCTCCTACTTCTACTGTAAAAGGCTGAAATGCTGCATCATCCTTAACAGCCTTAACTGCGTTTGCAATGATATGCGCCTCACAGCGGATTGCATAATCATGATTAGGTTTGCCAGGGTCAGCCCAATAGCTCAACATAGAACGCGGAGCAGAATGGGTATGTATGCAGTGAATAAAAATTCTCTCTCTAGGCATCCCTGTCAAAGCAACAATAGAGTCAGTAAGAATCTTAGCTTCATCAATGGAAATCTCCATTAGGTCGTTTGTTATAACCAACATTTTATCAGTCACTTGCGGCACTCCGTTTTTCTTAACCAAAGTTTTTGTCTTTGCGTTCCACTGAGCTTTTCCTATTACAAGTGCGTGTGAATACAATGGAATATTAGTCTCACCGTTTGAAAGTTTATGTCTGGCTGCAAAACCGGCAAGCATTACATGTTCCCCCTGGAGCGTTGTAATCTCCTGAACTGCAGTATTGCAGACCAATACAGCTGTTGTTTTTTTAGATTTGGCCGGAGCAGATTCAGAAACTGTCGGGAACAATAAAAAAAACATTAGGCATGTTAAAAAAGCCAATGATATGTTAATGTTATTCTTCATGATTGGAGTGTTTGAAAACGACCGCAGGGCAAAATATTTGACAAACCCCTGCGCGGCGGCAAATTTAAGCAGATTTTTCCTTTATTTGAAGGGAAAAATCTTAAATTAAACGCGGGGAAGCAATAAATTCTGAAAATGAGGTGCGGCAAATTCTGCCGACAAGGAGATTAAAGTATAACCTCCTTAAACTCAGCCATTTTGGAAGTCGGTATTATCCTTACCTCTATTGGCAGGTAGAACAGACGCTTCCTTATGTCAGCGGGAATCTTGTCATTGTTGAGCAAACGGACGCTATCCTTCTCCGTAGTCATTATGACGGCTGCGGGCTGACGTCTTCCCATTGCCGTAATCTCCTTAATATCAAAGGATGAGTAATTCTTATGGTCCTTAAATTTTAAAGAATCTACAATGCGATAGCTGCCAACAAGCTGCCTTCTAATGTCCGTATCATTTGCTATGCCGGAAAATAGCATACAGAATTTTGAGTATAGATACCGGGAGTCAGCCTCTTTTGGAAATACGGGCTTTGCATCCAAATATGACACAGTGGAAAAATATAGTTTCTGCTCCGGTCTGAGTTCCAGCTCTTTGCGCCATTTTTTCTCCTCCTGTTCAACTGCTGCCGCAGCCATCTCAGGGTTGTCATTCCCATCATAATCTCCAAAATCAGGGGATTTGGAAACAATCACAATATCCGCCCTGCGTACCTGGGAAGGAAGATCCCTTAGAGTTCCAACAGGAAGCAGATTATCGCCCGCAATGGAATTATAATAGTTTACAAGCAAGATATTGCAAGAGGGAATAATCTTTCTGTACTGGAAAGCATCATCCAAAATTACCATGTTGACGCCGCAATCAGCCACAATTTTCTGAACAGCTTTAACTCTATTTGAGCAAACGGCAACTTTAATGTCAGGGAATTTGCGCTTAATCTGCAACGGCTCATCACCCGTCATGCGGAAATCATCATCCGCTTCAACCATCCTGTAACCGCGTGATTTCCTTTTGTATCCGCGGGAAATAACCCCTATTCTGCAAGGCTCGCTGCCAGCAATATCATTTTTGCAGCTTCCGTTAAGCAACCTTACAAGCATTTCTGTATGAGGTGTTTTCCCTGTTCCGCCAACCGTAATATTTCCAATAGAAATAACAGGAACATCACATTTGACGCTCTTGATTATTCTGTTGTCGTACAGATAATTTCTTATGGCCAGAACAGCCAGATAAGGAAATAGAAATGTTTTACTTTTTATTCCAAGCATACGGGTTGCAAATATAAAAAAAGGCGCGGAAAATTCGCGCCTTCTTTTTGTACAATAATATAACTCTACGTTATTAGTCGCTCAAAGAATATCTCTTGAAAGCAACTACTTTAACCTCAGGGTCAACGCTCTTAAGGTACTGAGCTACAGTTTGTTTGCCATCGCCAAGTGCAAGTACTTGCTCTTCCAAAGTTCTCTCTTTGAAGAATTTTGCAAGCTTGCCTTCTACTATTCTCTCTGCAATTGCCGCAGGTTTTCCCTCCTGTGCAACTTCCTCTCTGTAGATTTGCAACTCCTTGTCTATTACGCTTTGAGGGCAATCCTCTTTGCGGATAGAAACGGGTACCATTGCGGTAATCTGCATTGCAATCTCCTTAACAGCCTCATCAGCAATCTTCTTGCTGAATCCAACTATTGTTGCAACTTTCTTGTTGTTATGAATATAGTAGCCAACATAAGGGGCCTCTATTTTCTCATAGCAAGCAAGGACGTGCTTTTCTCCGCTCTTGCCGGTCTGGTCTGTAACAGCCTCTTCTACTGTTAAATTACCAACTTTGCAAGCCTTCAGAGCATCAACGTCTGCAGGTAAATTAGCAATAGCTGCATCTGCAATCTCCTTAGCAAGTTTTTGGAAGCCCTCTGTACCTGAGACAAAATCTGTCTCGCAGCCAAGGCAAACCAAAACTGCTTTTGTGTTGTCAGCATTTGTTCTTGCAAGAACAGCACCCTCAGAAGTCTCACGGTCAGAACGTTTTGCGGCAATCAACTTACCCTTCTCCCTAAGAAGCTCCTTTGCTCTCTCATAATCTCCATTAGCCTCTACAAGAGCCTTTTTGCAATCCATCATGCCGGCCTGCGTCATCTTGCGCAGCTTCATTACATCTGATGCTTTAATATCCATATTAAAATCTCCTCTTTTTTTTAATAATCACAACGGATTATTCCTCTTTTTTATCCTCTTTTTTCTCTGCCTTTGCAGGTTTTGCAACCTTCTCTCCTTCAGCCTTTTTCTCCTCTTTTGGAGCAGGTTTCAGAGATGCTTTTACACCCTCTTTGGGAGTAGCTTTGGCAACGCTTCTTCTTGGACGAATTTTTCTGCCCTCTGTCGGGACATCAATTTCATTAGCCTTCTCATCCTCCATCTTCTGCAAGCTCTTTATCCTTAGCTCTCTTCTCCTCCTCTGCGGCAGCCTTCTCTTTTTCTACTTTCCTCTCAGAAAGTCCCTCAGCAACAGCACCGCACAAAGCTGACATAACAACTGAAATGGATTTTGCTGCATCATCATTGGCAGGGATTACATAGTCTACCGGAGTTGGGTCACAGCAAGTATCTACCATTGCAATAACAGGAATGTTAAGTCTCTTTGCCTCTTTAACGGCGTTTGATTCCTTCTGAATATCAACAATAAACAGAGCGGAAGGAAGACGATTAAGGTCTGCGATAGAACCTAAGTTCTTCTCCAGCTTTGCTCTCTGGCGGGTAACCTGAAGTTTCTCTCTTTTTGCAAGAGTCTCAAAAGTTCCGTCGGTAATCATTTTATCTATGGTGTTCATTTTCTTAACAGCCTTCCTGATTGTTGGGAAGTTTGTAAGCATTCCACCCGGCCATCTCTCTGTAACGTAAGGCATGTTAACCTCTTTGGCCTTCTCTGCGATAATATCTTTTGCTTGTTTCTTTGTTGCGACAAAAAGAATTTTTCTGCCGCTGCGTGCCAAATTCTTCATAAAATTGGCAGCGTCATCTATCATAAGCACGGTTTTGTGCAGGTCAATGATATGAATACCATTTTTCTCCATAAAAATATATGGAGCCATCTTTGGATTCCATTTTCTCTTAAGGTGTCCAAAATGTGCGCCTGCATCTAGTAATTCTTGAAAATTTGTTCTTGGCATTTTTTTAATTTTTAATGCGTTAATTTTTTCTGTCACTTGGGCATTTATTTGCCTCCCGACAGTTCTTCTGCATGTTAAGCAGAACTCTTACTTCAATCGCGAGTAGTGACCTTGTCAATCTCGCAGATTTTCCGCGGGTGAACAAGTTGCCGGTAGTTTCTATTCTTTGACAACTGTCGGGAATAAAAAAGTCCGCCACTTTAAATTCAACCCGTGCGTAATCAGCTGTAATACTCTAACGTTTACTGAATTGGAAGCGTCTGCGAGCTCCAGGCTGTCCCGGCTTCTTTCTCTCAACCTCTCTCTGGTCACGAGTAAGAAATCCGTTCTTCTTTAGGATTGAACGATAGGCCTCAGCGTCAATTTTGCAAAGGGCGCGTGATATGCCAAGGCGAAGAGCCTCTGCCTGTCCTTTAATTCCGCCACCTACAAGGTTAACCTGAATATCAAAGTTAGCCAAAGTGTTGGTGACCTCAAGCGGCTGTTTTACAATGTAAACAAGAGACTCATCAGGGAAATATTTCTCCAGCTCTTTGCCATTAATTGTAATGTTGCCTTTACCTGTGTTCACGAAAACGCGAGCAATTGCTGATTTACGTCTTCCAAGGGCGTTAATTTTCTCCATGCTCTAAATTTCGTTTAATTTAATTGTTTTTGGTTTCTGTGCTTCATGCTTGTGTTCTGCACCTGCGTAAACGTGAAGATTGCGGAACATCTGAGCACCCAGCCTTGTCTTTGGAAGCATTCCTCTAACGGCCTCCTCAATAAGCGCTACCGGTCTGCGTTGCAATAACTCCTTTGGAGTTGCAAAGCGCTGACCTCCGGGATAACCTGTGTACCTTACGTACACCTTATCTGTCAGCTTCTTACCTGTAAGACGGACCTTTGCGGCGTTAATGATAATAACATTATCTCCGCAATCCGTGTTAGGTGTAAAGTTAACTTTCTCCTTACCTCTAAGCAGCAACGCTACTCTAGAAGCAAGACGTCCTAAAACTAGGTCTGTAGCATCAATAATCACCCACTCTTTAGTGGCTGTTTTGTTGTTGACAAACACTGTTTTGTAACTTCTGTAATCCATCGTATGATGATATAAAAAATTAAATATCTTGTGCTTTAAAGTTGCACATACCCTCTTTTCTAAGAGGGGTGCAAAGGTATATAAAAATTTATGATATGCAAACTTTCGTAAAAAAAGAGTTCCCTCGGAACTTTTTACCAACTACTGCGTAAAAAGTTCCGAGGGAACTCTTTTTTTTAACCCCACGTATCAGCAATGTAATCCAATAGCTGTACAACTTTTGCGGGGTCCGGCTCTGTGACAAGTTTCATGCGGGTTTCTTTGAAGTTTGGAAGGGCTTTGAAATAATTGCTCAAGTGACGGCGCATCTCAAACATGCCGCGCTTTTCACCCTTTATCTCCAAAGATTTTGCATAGTGTTTTTTTGCAAGCTCCACTTTCTCCTTTACAGTCAGGGGAGGCATTTCATTACCTGTCGCGAGAAAATGCTTTATCTCTTTAAAAATCCACGGATGTCCATATGTAGCACGCCCAATCATCACAGCATCAACGCCATACTTGTCAAAAGCATTGCGCGCTGTCGGCCCGTCAATAATATCTCCGTTGCCAATGATTGGGATTTTCATGCGCGGGTTGTTCTTAACTTCTCCAATTAAGGTCCAGTCCGCCTCTCCCTTATACATTTGACAACGGGTGCGGCCGTGAATTGTGAGCGCAGCAATCCCCGCATCTTGCAGTCTCTCTGCAAGTTCTACAATGATTAAAGAATTTTCATCCCAGCCAAGCCTTGTCTTCACCGTCACCGGAGTGTGCACCGCCTTCACCACCATCTCAGTGATTTCCACCATCTTATCAGGATATCGCATCATGCCGCTGCCCGCTCCCCGCTTAGCAATTTTATCAACGGGGCATCCAAAATTTATATCAATCACATCGGGATGAGAGGCCTCCGCCATTTGCGCCGCTTCTACCATTGCCTCAGGGATGTGACCATATATTTGTATCCCGATAGGTCTTTCATAATCATAAATTTGCAGCTTTTGCAGAGACTTTGTCACATTGCGCACAAGGGCATCGGAAGAGACAAATTCCGTGTACATCATATCCGCCCCAAACTCCTTGCAAATGTATCTGAATGAGGGATCTGTAACATCCTCCATGGGTGCCAGAAACAGCGGATACTCTCCAAATGTGATATTGCCGATTTTCATTGCGATGCAAAGATAATTGTTCCCTCGGAACTTTTTACATAATTCACAAAATCAGATATTTGCATTTTGAACAATCGTAAATTTTAAAGTATATCTATCTAAGAATCAACAATATGTAAAAAGTTCCGAGGGAACAATACAAAAAAAATAAATATACGCATTGGCTTGCGATTGTTTCCTTTTCAGCCTATCATTACACATGTTATTTTAGTATTAATTGGGAGGCTGTCGGGATGAAAAAAGGTGAAAAAAGGATCCAAAATGGGATAATTCATTGTTATTGCAGAGGGAATAGCAGATTTAGAGTGTTTTATGATGATGTTGATTGTGTGGTGTTTCTCAAAAAATTGCAAAAAGCGCTAGATAAGACCCACAGCAGTTTACTTGATTTTGCGCTGATGGTTAATCATTTTCATTTATTGGTAAGGACTGAAAATGTCACTGAGCTAATGGGGCCATTTTTACAGAGCTATTCCAGATGGTATAATCAACGGCATAATATGTCTAATAAACTTTTTGCTTCTCCTTTTGGTAGTTCAGCAAAGAACGAGGAGATAAAAGCTTTTCAATTAAGCACTTATATTTTGCAAAATCCATTAAAGGCAAATCTTTGCAAGAAGGCGGAGGAGTACGCCTGGAGTTCCGCCTCAATGCATTTCCCTAACAATATGGCAATTAGCTGTATGAATGCAAGTAAATATATAAAAATAGATACCTCTTTGTATGACAGCAAATTCCACAGTTACAAGGAATTCCTAAATCATATTAATTTTATTCCCGACAGTTCTGTAAGAACGGAACAAAAATCCGTTAATAACAATGTCACATTGAAAAAGATTGGCGGAGATAACTCTTCACAAGCAACCGGAAAAACTGGAATGGAGAGAAGAAAAGTATGGAAAAGCGAAATGGGAAAAAGTGAGACGGAGAAATTTGAAGTGGAGAAAAGTGAAATGGAGAAATTTGAAGTGGAGAAAAGTGAGATGGAGAAAAGTGAGATGGAGAAAAGTGAGATGGGAAAAAGTGAGATGGGAAAAAGTGAGATGGAGAAAAGTGAGATGGAGAAAAGTGAGATGGAAAAAATTGCACTTGAGTGTAAGGAAATTAATAGTGCGCAAATTTTAGGGAATGCCATTTTTGAATATCTCATAAAGAACCTAGGGGGAAAAAAATTGGGAGATTTAACAGAAGAAGAAGAAAAAGGCCTAATCAAAACTGTTTTCAAGAAGACAGATTGTAAAATTGTAGAATTAGCAAATGCCGTTCATGAAAGTTATAATTTCGTTTACAGGTTGTTGAAAAAAGTAAAAAAGTTCCGAAGGAACTTTTTTACTTAGGAATGCTGAACCAGAAAGTTGAGCCTTTGCCTAGCTCTGAGTTTACACCAATTTTGCCTCCAAGAAGACGAACCATTGTGCTGCACAAGGCAAGTCCAAGGCCGGCCCCTTGTGAGAATTTATTTGCCTTCTCAAATAGCCGGAACAACGCCTCCTGCGCCTCTTTGCTAATTCCTATGCCCGTGTCAATTACAGATATTTTGATATCTTTTTCTGTTACTTCATACCTCATTGTGATGCTCCCGGTGTCAGTGAATTTCTCTGCATTTGAAACAAGAATACCTAGAATGTCTTTTATTATCTCATCATCAGAAATAATACTTGCCGGACCTCCGGATAAACAGATAAAATCCAGTTTTTTATGCATCCTCACCTTGAGAGTGTCTGCAAGCGCTTTGAAAAACTGCTCAAAATCAAACGTTTGTTTGTTTACAGTAACTAGTCCGGACTCTGCGTCGGACAACAGAAGCATATTGTCTACAATGCTGAGAAGCTGCTTAGAATTATCATTAATATATTTTATATAATCCTGTCGCCCCTCCGCCGATGCCCCCTCGCAAATTAAACCAGAAAAACCGATTATCGCATTTAGCGGAGTTCTCACCTCATGGCTAACAGATTGTATAAAGAGCGTTTTCATTTTATTTGCAGCCTCCGCTTTATCTCGCAAGTAGATCATTTCCTGCATTTCCAGCTTTTCTTTATCTATGCTGCGAACAATGCAGATATAACTCAATATTTCATTGCCGGCTCCACTTTCATACGGAGAAACATCAATAGAAAACCAGCAATATCTGTCGGGAAATTTATACCTATACTCTGTATGATACTGCTCCATCTTTCCTTCATCCAAAACGCCGAGCAGCTCTTTTCCAATATGCAAGTCTTCCGGGTAAAATTGTGGCAGCCAATCTTTTAAATAGATGTAGTGCAAGATTGTGTCTCCGCTTTCATCCAACCTGATAAAGAATCTTTTAGTCCTGTCGTACACCATAAATATGGTGCCGTTCAACCTGGATGCGATAGACACTTTTTTCTTAAACAGCAGAAGACTGTTCTTCATCAAGAACCATTCATCCTCATGGCGTGACAACACTAGATAGCATATTACCAATGATATAAGAAGGAACACAAGCGCCAGTATCGGAATATCAAAAGCATGCCTGTCAATGGAGAAGTCAAAGAAAAAAGCGAGGATATAAAAAACAAAGACAACGCCTGCCGCCAGGGAAATTATTAAGAGCAGTTTTCTTATTATGGCCAATTTTGAAGTCATAAAGGCTGTTGTATTTTATAATACCGGCTGTTGTATTTCTTGCGAAGTTACTTATTTTTTTGTTTACTCTAATATTTAAATAAGGGACAGAAAATAAATTAACTTTGCGTAGGTTAAAACAAGAATAAGTATTGAAATATTAACTTTGCGCAGGTTAAAACAAGAATAAGTATGAATGAGAATTCAGAAAATATAAAAGTTCCAAGGAAGCTCAACCGCATAGGTGTTCTGACTTCCGGAGGAGATGCGCCTGGAATGAATGCGGCAATCAGATCAGTAGTAAGGTCAGCAATTTACAACAATATACAACCTGTCGGGATTTACAGAGGTTATTACGGACTTGTAAACAGGCAGTTTGTGACAATGCAGTCACATTCCGTTTCAAAAATTATTTCCCAGGGCGGTACTATCTTAAAATCCAGCAGATTGCCGGAGTTTGAAAATAAAGAGTGCAGAGATATAGCAATTGAAAATCTTAGGGAAGCCTCTATAGATGCGCTGGTTGTAATTGGCGGAGATGGTTCTTTCAGGGGTGCGCACATGCTTGCAACGGAAAATGATTTTCCTGTTGTTGGTCTTCCCGGAACTATTGATAATGACATATTTGGAACAGATTTCACTATTGGATTTGATACGGCAATCAATACCGCCGTTGAGGCAATAGATAAAATCAGAGATACGGCAGACTCTCACAATCTTGTTTTCTTTGTGGAAGTTATGGGCAGAGATGCCGGTTTTATTGGACTTTATACTGCAATCGCGACAGGTGCTGAAGCCACTATAATCCCTGAGGTTCACACAGATATAAACAATCTTTGCGATTATCTTCTTAAAGAGAGAAGAAAGAATAAGACCAGCGGAATTGTAATTGTTGCGGAGGGCTCGGACCAGGGAAGCGCAATTGAGATTGCAGCTAAGGTGAAGGCTAGAATCCCTGATTATGAGACCCGTGTAACAACGCTTGGGCATATACAAAGAGGTGGTTCCCC
The window above is part of the Bacteroidales bacterium genome. Proteins encoded here:
- a CDS encoding HAMP domain-containing histidine kinase, which encodes MTSKLAIIRKLLLIISLAAGVVFVFYILAFFFDFSIDRHAFDIPILALVFLLISLVICYLVLSRHEDEWFLMKNSLLLFKKKVSIASRLNGTIFMVYDRTKRFFIRLDESGDTILHYIYLKDWLPQFYPEDLHIGKELLGVLDEGKMEQYHTEYRYKFPDRYCWFSIDVSPYESGAGNEILSYICIVRSIDKEKLEMQEMIYLRDKAEAANKMKTLFIQSVSHEVRTPLNAIIGFSGLICEGASAEGRQDYIKYINDNSKQLLSIVDNMLLLSDAESGLVTVNKQTFDFEQFFKALADTLKVRMHKKLDFICLSGGPASIISDDEIIKDILGILVSNAEKFTDTGSITMRYEVTEKDIKISVIDTGIGISKEAQEALFRLFEKANKFSQGAGLGLALCSTMVRLLGGKIGVNSELGKGSTFWFSIPK
- the pfkA gene encoding 6-phosphofructokinase; its protein translation is MNENSENIKVPRKLNRIGVLTSGGDAPGMNAAIRSVVRSAIYNNIQPVGIYRGYYGLVNRQFVTMQSHSVSKIISQGGTILKSSRLPEFENKECRDIAIENLREASIDALVVIGGDGSFRGAHMLATENDFPVVGLPGTIDNDIFGTDFTIGFDTAINTAVEAIDKIRDTADSHNLVFFVEVMGRDAGFIGLYTAIATGAEATIIPEVHTDINNLCDYLLKERRKNKTSGIVIVAEGSDQGSAIEIAAKVKARIPDYETRVTTLGHIQRGGSPTCNDRVLASTLGNASVNALMSGVSDVLIGQVNGQVAYTPFEEACAKHNPINQKWLEVAHILSL